A section of the Salarchaeum sp. JOR-1 genome encodes:
- a CDS encoding polymer-forming cytoskeletal protein, with protein sequence MSPTEAIPLLIVVLLVISIGGGDVGEMSVTFQGDNTVDSLPDVHVVAGGITTVPENVTVDGDIYVIGGTTVIDGTVDGDVTVLNGNLSVLDGATVTGTLQTYSGSTAVSDDASVGHMSQFEALTPSSSPAQRVGGFLLQFLVLGAFGWWLVERHPRLLENVGAAITDHALISGVVGSLGATTLLVLFVYMAFTLILLPVAIIGLFAEFLVILYGQVVFGYLIGTYLPVERDGVATVAGIVTLLLVLELLGVIPYLGGIVQLTVAVVGFGAVLNTYFGLQRFEPVTIPEGT encoded by the coding sequence ATGAGTCCCACGGAGGCCATCCCACTCCTCATCGTCGTCCTCCTCGTGATCTCCATCGGGGGCGGTGACGTCGGAGAAATGTCCGTGACCTTCCAGGGCGACAATACCGTCGACTCACTCCCAGACGTCCACGTCGTCGCCGGCGGGATCACCACAGTCCCTGAAAACGTGACTGTCGACGGTGACATCTACGTGATCGGTGGAACCACGGTCATCGACGGAACAGTCGACGGCGACGTCACGGTTCTCAACGGGAATCTCTCGGTACTCGACGGTGCAACCGTGACCGGGACTCTCCAGACGTATTCGGGCTCCACCGCGGTCAGCGATGACGCGTCAGTCGGGCATATGTCACAGTTCGAAGCCCTCACTCCGTCGAGTTCGCCCGCACAGCGGGTCGGGGGGTTTCTCCTGCAGTTTCTCGTCCTCGGCGCGTTCGGGTGGTGGCTCGTCGAGCGACACCCCCGCCTCCTTGAGAACGTCGGCGCGGCTATCACCGACCACGCCCTCATCAGCGGTGTCGTCGGCAGTCTCGGTGCGACGACGCTCCTCGTCCTCTTCGTCTACATGGCGTTCACGCTCATCCTGCTCCCGGTGGCCATCATCGGTCTCTTTGCCGAGTTCCTGGTCATCCTCTACGGTCAGGTCGTGTTCGGCTACCTCATCGGGACGTACCTGCCAGTCGAGCGCGATGGCGTCGCAACGGTCGCGGGAATCGTCACGTTGCTGCTCGTCCTCGAGCTCCTCGGAGTCATCCCGTACCTCGGCGGGATCGTACAACTGACCGTCGCTGTCGTCGGGTTCGGCGCCGTCCTGAACACGTACTTTGGCCTCCAACGATTCGAGCCTGTCACCATTCCGGAGGGGACGTAA
- a CDS encoding DUF2071 domain-containing protein yields the protein MTSLHMGWRHVLFANWPVDPGLLDAHLPSTLSVDTYAGDAWLSTVPLTRLIG from the coding sequence GTGACCTCGCTTCACATGGGCTGGCGGCACGTCCTGTTCGCGAACTGGCCAGTCGACCCTGGCCTGCTCGACGCGCATCTTCCGTCGACACTCTCGGTCGATACGTACGCCGGCGATGCGTGGCTCTCGACCGTGCCGCTCACCCGATTGATAGGGTAG
- a CDS encoding helix-turn-helix domain-containing protein has product MKRLLSFQSTSRPEPGDGTAIVDIDDQGAGDIFEALAADTTRQVLTTIYNQSGTASEVADEVDTSLQNAKYHLDKLQEANLIEVADTWYSEQGNEMKVYAPTNESIVVLAGEENTKSSLRETLTRLIGAVGVLAVGSSIVERLVQAQANPYQVDQAPSSAWWMPFSTDGFCMSPGLLFFTGGLIVLVLVCVWSLLDSRN; this is encoded by the coding sequence GTGAAACGTCTCCTCTCATTTCAATCAACCTCACGTCCGGAACCCGGCGACGGGACAGCGATCGTCGACATCGACGACCAGGGTGCGGGAGATATTTTTGAGGCTCTCGCAGCGGATACGACACGACAGGTCTTGACCACGATCTACAATCAGTCGGGGACGGCGTCTGAAGTTGCTGACGAAGTGGATACCTCACTCCAGAATGCAAAATACCATCTAGATAAGTTACAAGAAGCGAACCTGATAGAGGTCGCCGATACGTGGTACTCAGAGCAAGGCAACGAGATGAAGGTCTATGCGCCTACAAACGAGTCCATCGTCGTCCTCGCTGGGGAAGAGAATACGAAGTCGTCTCTTCGAGAAACGCTTACGCGGCTGATTGGCGCGGTTGGCGTATTGGCGGTTGGCAGTAGTATTGTAGAGCGACTCGTACAGGCCCAGGCAAATCCGTATCAAGTTGACCAAGCACCGTCCTCTGCCTGGTGGATGCCGTTCAGTACGGACGGCTTCTGTATGTCGCCAGGCCTCCTGTTCTTCACGGGCGGCTTGATCGTGCTCGTGCTAGTCTGTGTGTGGTCGCTTCTAGATTCTAGAAACTAA
- a CDS encoding HAMP domain-containing sensor histidine kinase, whose product MSEQAWEHVETKEATLRVDVTRSIRADRSRVTQLLENLFRNAVEHGGEDVVVTVGDLPDGFFIEDDGAGLPPDEQSRIFEPGYSTATDGTGLGLTISKQVVESHNWNIHVTNGSGDGARIEITGIKSDD is encoded by the coding sequence GTGAGTGAACAGGCCTGGGAGCACGTCGAGACGAAAGAAGCGACCTTGAGAGTGGATGTCACGCGGTCGATTCGGGCAGATCGGAGTCGTGTCACGCAGCTGCTCGAAAATCTATTCCGGAACGCTGTTGAGCACGGTGGTGAGGACGTGGTCGTTACGGTTGGCGACCTCCCGGACGGGTTTTTCATCGAAGATGACGGCGCAGGACTCCCCCCAGACGAGCAATCACGCATCTTTGAGCCTGGCTACTCGACGGCAACGGACGGAACCGGATTAGGACTGACAATCTCAAAACAAGTCGTAGAGTCACACAATTGGAACATACACGTAACGAACGGGTCTGGTGACGGTGCACGTATCGAGATCACCGGCATCAAGTCCGACGACTGA